In Lolium perenne isolate Kyuss_39 chromosome 5, Kyuss_2.0, whole genome shotgun sequence, the sequence TTAGTAAAATATATCAACATCATTTTATGCTATTAGAATtgtcataaaatatattttcatgttaaTTATAGATGCTGTTTTTTCCTACGTACATATACTTCGTAAAACTAGACAAAGTTTGATTTTGACTAAAACAAAAACACATGGTAAAGAAAAACAGATGGAGTAGTACTTTCGCCTGGTCATGGCCTTAGGTTTATGCACCGGTTTCCAATGCCAATTTTCCGAGGATGCAATTTATTTTACGTATCTTGCTGTAACCAGCTTAAAAAGTTGAGTAACATATTTATTCACAtaggatttttcatgttttatatgGAAGTTCATCACCAAAACTAGACAAACTTGAAAATGACAATTTGTACCATTAGGTTTCTCTTGCGAGTAAGAATGATAAGTTCTGTGTCGACGGCCAGGTTTCGGCTGTAGGCGTCCAACGACTATGCCGACAGCCTCGACCTTTGACCGTCAGAACAATACCGTTTTCCTGTAGTGCCAGTGTATTCATGGTTAATATTTTTAACTAGTGGCAACCGATATATCTGGTTACCAATAAATACCAGAAAAATGCATTTTACCTCCTGAATAACTTTTTAAAATATCAATATATTAACATTTAAATATAAAGCATAAGCGCTTACCTTAAGATGTCGTAGCGAATCACTTTGTCCTCAGTATGTCCCTATTCTATAAGCAGACTTGTGTTTGACCCCCTAGATTCTAATTATATTCTTTCTATGAGTAGTGAGAGACTGGAcggtgcaaaaaaaaaaatcagcagatGCCATAAAGATAACACAATCACTTTTTACACTaagcgtttcaaaaaaaaaactttttACACTAACTGAATGGTCCGAGAGACTGAACTAGTGCAAATCTTGGTCGCCAAGAAAAATCCCAATCCCACAAAGAAAGATTAGAGTTATCGACGTAATTTAAGGCATGGAAGTGTGTCTCTTTGCCATAGGTTGGCTTGTCATTAATGGGAGTAATCATCCGAATCGTTGTAGAATTAAAGCACCTTGCATTTCCCATTCACAAGGACTTGATTCTATGTCCAAACTTCACATACAAGAAgaatctttgtagaataaataaaATATGTATTTTAAAAAATGATAATAAGACGAGTTAAAGGTcataaataaaaaatcagaatctATTCTAAAAACATCCTATAATTACAAATAAAGTTAAAAACCAGACTCTTAACAAAAAATATAGGGGTAATTTGCGTATATTCCTCATATGGGTCAGCACAAATTCCACAATGCCTTTACCGTGTTACATTACACACTAAATGCATAAGTCAACAAATATAATCATAAAGTCAATGTGAAGAATGAGTGAAAGAAGGCATATAAAATTTTCTAATATGTGGTCTAGTCCACTATAAACCTTGGAATGTGTACTCTCGCCCCAACAATAAGTGCATTGATGAAAATTTAGCAAATTGTGATAATTTTATGAATGCTCAAAATTCATGGGTTTCTAAATGCTTGTGACTTGTCCATTTCTTAATTTTCAACGGTTCTAACATTCTTGCTTTTTTATATCTTTCTAACTTAGCCTCCATTGTcttaaaaaatataaatattaaTTTATTCATGATATTTTAATTTTTGTTGCTTATTTCGACTATTAAACGGTTATATGCAGTTTATACGCTTGCTTAACTACCACATGGGCACAGGCCCCACCATCTATTGTATGCCTCTATTAAAGGACCAAAGTTGTTCAATATACTGTATAACGCAAACTTCAGATCGTGCAGCTTTGGAGTAGATCAAATATTAAGTTGGTCAGGGCCCCTTTGGTTTAAGGATATTTGACATGAACTTTAGGGAATTCTATTCCTTGTCGGAATCATTCATATAAAACTTATTTTATTTGTCGCATGGGGAACCATATGGATTTTTCCTAGTCTAGTTTGCACATAATTTTAAAGAATTGGAGTTCTATTATGTTCAACCTCATGGAAACCTCATTAATTTGTTTGACAACTATGGCATAGACTAATCAtgaagttttttatttatttttctatGGTGCGACCTTGTGCATATATTTAAATTTTGTAGGATTAGCCATGGCATTTAAATTTAATCATTTTTGGATGCCGTTAGCTAAAGAAGCCCTCAATATGTTTGGGAGAATAATAATAGATTTTTTCGATTTTTCCCTATATACTGAATACAATCAGTTCAATAGGGTGTTCTGATGGTCTGATGGTTGAAATTGATACGCAATGCAGATATAAATGAGTGTGAGCGTATTGGCCCTCACTACCATTGCAAGGGAGACTGCAAGAACAAACAAGGTTACTACGAATGCACATGCCCCAAGCACACACGCAGTGCTGATCCGTACAGAGAAGACTGCCGCCCAGATTTTCCACGCCATGCGAAGATCATCATAGGTATGTACACGTGTGAGATCGATTCACCCACAATGGAATGTATATAATGTATCGTTTAAACTGTAGCACAGCTTTGCAGAATATTTATTCTGTAATATGTTTGTTTGGATTCATGGCTCACTTTTTGCATTCCTTCAAATGATACGATGTACTGCCTCTATTATATGTCGCCTGCATAACTTTAGTAATTGTTTTTTAATGAGAGAAATTTCTTAGTTCGTTTATCTGCCACATTTTAGAATAACGATGTTTTGAACATAAACATGCATGGTATAACATATAACTTTGACCACTAGTTCCCCTATAAATGTGTTAAGGGGAGAAACCATCTCATAGTCGTATGATAAAATTAATCTTTAAAGTAACAACTTTGTTCATAGACCGGAGGTTTGACATCTTTTCGGAAAAATACACATTATGTTAATACCTCTACTTGCTGGAACTAATTGACTAGAACGAAGGTGAATAGAGGAATCTCAAAAATTAAGCCTGAAAAGCTTAACTTGCCAATTAAACTAGATGACTGTAGGTAACACTAACAAACACAAGGAACAATCCCTCAAACAAAAAAACACAAGGAACAATATGCATAATAGACAATAGATTATGTCAGAAATCTGTGTGGTTACAAATACCTAGCTGCGACCAAGAAATTTTGCCACAACGACCTAACTATGTGCTTGCGGTATACCTTGGGGTAGGCGATCTCTAGCTCTCATAAACTTCTTCGCCTCATGGCAACCTTGATGACTCCCAATCAACCGTCTAGGGGGCGCCCACTTTAAACGGTAACAAGGACTTGACTAGTACAAGTGGAGATGAGACTGAGCACTCAACTAGCTAATGAAGTACTAGAGTCTAGAAGGGGGAAGCTGCGAATAGCCATCACTCAGGAGGAGTTAATTACAAAGAACTCCTAAAAAACCACCTCTTACTTGGAGTACTCAAACATCCTGGTTAGGTTCTGAACAATTTTACCTAGTTCTAGGATTCTAGTTTAAAAAAAGCTTAGTTCTAGGATTCAAAATCCGACAACTGTATTCCATGATAATTTCTCACATGGAAGCTCTACCGGCCGAACTGTTTACCATGTCATTCAAACCCGAAGAAGTCCAAGATATGACGGGCTAAGACCACACTTACTCAGAGGTACTAAATGGAAACCTTAGTCTCTCTCTCGAAGCTAACCATAAAACGGGGTGATACTCTACTTGTAGAGTTGCAGCTGTACCCGGTTAGCTTTTCCTTTGAGGCCATGTATTGTCTATATCATGTGTAGACTATCACAGTATCAGACTGCCTTTACTTTTATGGGTGTTGTAAATAAGATATTAGTGTCCTAAGTTATAGTATTTACATAAGCCTAAGAAATGCGAAGAAATGCACTGGTCTATATTTTCAGTACATGGCACACTGCAATTGAATGTTAAGACTGTATAATTCTTCTTTTCCATATTAAAACCTTTCTACCTTTTTTATTATCAATCACCATTAACAAAAATGATTACCTTGAGTATTTTCTTACTCCTACATTCTAATGTATTTGTTGGACCAAGAACTTAAACGATAGTAATAGTTGATATAATTACTTGTTTTATGCAGGTGCAATAGGGGGTCTTTTCATTGTAGCAATTATGGTAGGAATCTGGTATCTTATGAAAGAGAAAAGAAAGATGAGAGAACATTTTGTAAGGAATGGTGGACCTACACTGGAAAAGCTTGATAATATAAAGTTATTCAAAAAGGAAGATATCAGGAAAATTCAGAAAAGTAGCAACATTATTGGAAGAGGAGGCTTTGGTAAGGTCTATAAGGGCTGTATTGGGGACAATAATCAGCTAGTTGCAGTGAAGGAGCCTATCAATGTTAACTCAGCAAACAAGGAGCAATTTGCAAACGAAATCATCATTCAGTCTCGAGTCATTCACAAAAACATTGTCAAGCTCATAGGTTGCTGCTTACAAGTTGATGTCCCAATCTTGGTCTATGAGTTCGTGCCCAATGGCAGCCTCCATGATATTCTCCATGGCGATAGAAGTATGTCCCTCAATATGGGGCTACGTCTTCAAATTGCTGCAGAATCCGCAGAAGGTCTAGCTTATATGCATTCAAAAACCACTGCCACAATCCTGCATGGTGACGTTAAACCAGCAAATATACTTATACATGATGAGTTTACACCAAAGATCTCAGACTTTGGTATATCACGGTTGATTGCAACAGATATGCAGCATACTGGACATGTTATTGGTGACATGAGTTATATGGACCCAGTATTTCTACAGACGGGACTTCTAACAGACAAGAGTGATGTCTACAGTTTTGGAGTCGTTCTCTTGGAGCTCATTACAAGGAAGAAGGCCTCGCATTCTGATAACAACAGCTTACTAAGGAATTTTCTTGATGCCTACGGAAAGGATAAGTCTGTGATTGATCTCATTGACAAGGAACTTGCAGAGGTAGATCGAGAGATTCTTAATGGTTTAGCACAGATGATTATGCAATGTCTAAATCTCGATGTCAGCCAGAGACCAGAGATGACAGATGTAGCTGAGCGTCTCCGTGACATGGTGAAGAGGTATCGTAGTGGTATCATTGCAACTTAATACATGACCAAGTTGAGAGAGAGAATGATTGGGAAATGGTCATGCATTACTTATATGCTATATATTGTGCTAATCAATCTCCTCAACAGAAGCTAATAAGCTATAGGAGGAGATATGTACCTTGGCTTGAATAAATGTCTGTATGTACGTGTGTATATTGCTTGTAATGGTTATTCTGGTGTGCTGGGTTTATTTCATAAGTTGTTGCATATATTGTGTCATCTTCCCCAAATCACATGAACATATAAGACTTACCTAAAAAAAGTATGGGCGGTTGGTACATACAATCTCATGTCCACTATTTACATCTGGAAACTGGCCGAACTAATGCAAGTTAGATATTTCCAACTAGATTAGTTAGTAACAGAACATAGTTGAGATGATTCTTATATATATCTTACGGAATGGGTGAAAATAGAGAGAGGGGCAACTTGCCTAGGGGCTACGtgcctttgtttttttttttggtgaCTATTTTTGTCAAAATCTTTGTGTAGAATAAAGAATGCAATTTTCATTTGATGTATACAtgcacggagtttcaagagtgataagagcatctccagtcgcgtcccccaaaccgtcccccaaaccgcgccggattgagcgtttgggggacgtgttttgttcgtgccgcctttgggggacgtcgctccccagccgcgtcccccaaacgcctcccccaaacatttaaattactttttttggctttttatttcaatttccacaaactaatacataatttggaacgtggtttacacgaaaacataattgggaacgtggtttaccacaaactaatacatagtttgaaccgtcgtggacacaaatataaaattttgcaaagaaactaaacctaactaggccgtgcatcgaaggtttcctgtgttcgctgctaagaaagaacactcgagggcacactcagtcacctaaactggaaaatccagcgggaggatggtgcccttattggttctaccgatgaagcgaacaggcagaaacctccgtgcacgtattcgctgcgaagaaacaacactcattcagtcatcctcctcgtcggtgctgtcgccctggtagtcccggcggcaccgcgtctcgtcgaagaccttgacgctcatgtccctgtcgccgaagtaggagaacaggaggatgaagccggcttggaggctgtggtgccgcgcgaacttctcccagccgatgtggaggtacatcttgccgcgcgcgtcgtagatcacgtcgacgatccaccggtagtagccgcacgcagcctcccgcagatgcatcgtgcgcgggcgatcgtcgccggccacgtagtcggcgaaggagtccggcagcctctggatgccgcgcgggtcgcccttgaggacgaggacgaactcgaactggctggccggctccacgtccatctccgacgatgatgaagccggcggcgtggaaggcgacggcgagcgttcagctatgccgcggccacgaccgcggccacgaccacggccgcggccgcgaggtcggcctccgcctctaccagacatagcgtcgagtcttgttgagagatggtggcggctagggtttgggagagaggcgctagggtttgtgtgtgagagggacgatgggaggcgcccctttttataggccggagggaggcggaggagcggtggcgctcattaacgccggcacgcagagctaggcgcgacgggacgcgtcgctgcgtcgctgcgggaactgcaccgtcgctgcgtcgctgcgggaactgcaccgtcgctgcgtcgctgcgggaaccgcaccgccaataactttcgtcgcgaggtaggcgacggttaggttaaaaattaattgtgccgctgacgagtcggccccgccactccccgcctcgcttttcgttgtgtccggcgtccccggtgcgtcccctgtgggacggggacgggctcggggcgccggacaccgaatgggggcgcgccggacaaaaaagggcattggaggacgcggctggaacgctttttttatccggcgcgccccaaatccctttgggggacggtgtgggggacgcgactggagatgctctaaggttacCGTAGAAGCAGACAGAGGCATCACTATCGACGGAACGAGGTCTGAAGCTTCTCACCGGCGCTCTTTGAAGCTACACATGCAGCTTACTATGGATTACGACAAAACAACGACAGCCGGTGATTAAGAGCAGCCCGTTGCATTTCCCAGAACAGTGAGGCAAAAATTCTGTTGATTGCGTCACTATGCTTAACTTTTCTTTTTGAAGAACAAGCAACCAAGGTTGCATTTTAAGAGTGAAAAGGAGTTTTTACAAGATTTCATCACACTCAAGGCCTCGGTCTACACTGCTACTACTACTCACTTACTCCTCTCCTCTATCCACTGTCAGTCTGCTCATTGCCCGCAGTTCTGGACCTTCAGAAAGCTCGCTGCACGACCTGCTGCATGGTTGCACTTCCTCTGTCAAAGGTCCTTGCATTTCTCTCCGGGATTTGTTCTCTCAAGGCGCACCACCAAGCTCTGACCGATTCATCCCCATCAGGAATCAGATCAGGGGAGCATCTTCCTTGCGCGAATCTATACCAGAATTTCTTGGCGAAACGGCATCGTACTACACGTGATGAAACTTCATCACCAGGACTTGATCACACATCACACCTTTAGGAGAAAATTGCAGCCCTCTTCTCTGAAGTCTGTCTGATGTCCAGCATCTATTGCGCATCACAAGCCACATGGAATTCTTCTCCTTGAGAGGAGCCCAATTGTTCTAGATAGCAGGTGCATAATCAGCGTGAACTCTTACCTTGAAGAAGGCCAGATAGGCCGAGGCAGCTGACTATTTTCCATTTTCCGCAAGTCTCGAGGAAAAAAGCATCATGTTCACTCGAAAGCAAAGGCATGTTCTGGACCATATTCCACAAGGTGCTGTATTAGATCACTGCCTGGACGACTGGCAATTCTCCGCTCAAGTTACTTATCCGTGTATTATTAGGCAAGGCCTGAGCCACTGTCCACTGCTTCGCCCCATGAGCACGAACGAACTGTGGCCTCTTCTCTATGATCTCTCTCGATCTCACCCTTTCTCTCtcaagaaacaagaacaaagaaCAGAGCTAGAGGTTTTACGCTGCGTGCAACCTTGCAGTCTTTTCTGCTTTCTTTCCTTTTATTTATAAGGAGATCGATCGTGTCTGTTACACGATGCCCACAATGGATGTGCCATCCCATATCCGAGCTCACCAGGTAGAAGCTTACAAATCGAGTTGTAAGCATAAAACCACCACATTCGCAGCTAAATCTTCATTTTGGTACCACTTTGTGTTTCGGGCGCAAAAAATCACCAGATTTTGACGAGGTTTTCTCAAatcaaagcaaactgacctcCGGAAGATCTTCATCCTCGCATGTGAGAAACCCGAGAACCGCCACAAAAAACAAAGCAAGATCAGCAGCCCCCACGGCGCCAAtccctcctgccggatcaccaAGGAAGAGGACAGCGACGCGGATCATGCGTACCGCCGCCGAACTGTTACCGGGGGCGGAGGCTGCCACcgctccaccgaatcctccatggctactGACGGAGAGCCTTAGGTCCCGGCCAAGTAGCCGTGCCGCCCGGCATCCTCCACCAGCGCTACATCACCTCCCATAGAACGCCGCCGCggaaaccctcttctccccctcgtcGATTCGACGGAGGGggtgccgccaccaccgccatagCCAGGCCGGGACCGGGGCCATGGCCGGGGCCGAGGCATGGGGGCCAGGGCCGAGGCCAGCGCCAGGGTCGGGGCCGTggccggcagcggcagcggctgaGGGCGATGGGCAGCGTGTGGCTGTGGGGCGCGGGGGGAGGAGGAGCCTCCGCCGCTGCCCGGGAGGGCGGCGGGAGAGGGAGGCggcgggttagggttaggggagaGGAGATCGTTTTTCATTGAGCCTCACCTGGTAACACCGACGGTCTGGCACGGATCAACCCATTCAGTTTCCAGTACCATGGCAGTTGTCATACAGGTTGGGCACTTTTGCGCGAAATTCCTGCTTGTAGTAGAGCACTGGGCTGTCGTCGAAGACGTCACAGAAAATGATTCCATGGCAGTAATCGATCCAGCAGAGGGAGCCCCCGACGGTGAGGACCTTGTCCGCGTTCCAGTAGAAGAGCAACCGCCGCGAGGAAAAATCGCCTGTGCAGCCCACGGGTATGAGCGGCTGTTGCTTGATCTCCCACCGGCTCGATCTGGACGGGCAGAGCAGCACGTGGAGCTCCGGCGCGTCGGACCAGCTAATCTGGAGCTGGGCCACTGCGAAGTCCTCCTCGCCACGGAGTATCTCATTCATCAACTAAAGGTTTTTTTTTATACCTGAAACCTATCGATTCCATTAAATATACATACAGAAATAATCCAAGTTCATCAAAAAGCATTATCGACCGATCAATGAATTTCGAAACCAAACATTACGGCCATGTCACGCCGCCGGATCGGAGGCGACTCCGCTCATGCTTGCCTGGCTGCACCCGCACCTGAACCAACACAAGCAAACAGCAGCTAGCGAGTCAAGACGATGCACATTTCAGGATTTGTTCTTCTTTAAGAAACCAAATGCACTAGATTCCTGTTTAATTAATCAGCGGTTCATATAGCAAAACAATCAAAGTGCATATAACATCACACCTCAGATGCATTCAAACATGCAACCCAAACTCAGCGCGTCGATGTTGTGTGCTGTCCGGCCGGCAAGAAAGACCACCACCGGTGCTGTCGGTCCTCCAGAGCCGCATCCAAGGCCAGGGAAGCCGTGCGGCTGCCAGAGCGCCACCAAACTAGAAACCCCCACGTAGCAGCGGCCACAGATAGCTTCAACACGGTTAataaggctgctcatagtggg encodes:
- the LOC127298738 gene encoding wall-associated receptor kinase 2, producing the protein MSRTLQLLLLLLLGAIVSADAASRARKNIADGPHSCGGVDIPYPFGIPNDNGEVDFREGFHVTCDAGEPVLATTGDKIPIPIGNFSVETAQAIVWLPVARQCYDSSGNRKEPEYMRLEFNTDGVYRISHERNYLFVLGCNTVGFLGSEPDNNTYAQFTGCLCYCNNSQSAVSGACSGVGCCHSDVPPDLVDNAVFFDGYNHSHKLDFSPCDYAFLAEKDHYTFNTTDLKRSLGDGRNPWSMPVVVDWAIRDSLTCKEAKKKDDYACKSSHSSCLNATNGPGYICKCRKGYEGNPYVRNGCTDINECERIGPHYHCKGDCKNKQGYYECTCPKHTRSADPYREDCRPDFPRHAKIIIGAIGGLFIVAIMVGIWYLMKEKRKMREHFVRNGGPTLEKLDNIKLFKKEDIRKIQKSSNIIGRGGFGKVYKGCIGDNNQLVAVKEPINVNSANKEQFANEIIIQSRVIHKNIVKLIGCCLQVDVPILVYEFVPNGSLHDILHGDRSMSLNMGLRLQIAAESAEGLAYMHSKTTATILHGDVKPANILIHDEFTPKISDFGISRLIATDMQHTGHVIGDMSYMDPVFLQTGLLTDKSDVYSFGVVLLELITRKKASHSDNNSLLRNFLDAYGKDKSVIDLIDKELAEVDREILNGLAQMIMQCLNLDVSQRPEMTDVAERLRDMVKRYRSGIIAT